From one Neorhizobium galegae genomic stretch:
- a CDS encoding class I SAM-dependent methyltransferase → MDYVKTHEIDPAKLDAIVSRAIGDLSAGYGGVMVSIGHRLGLYKAMAGAGPLSAHELATRTGCAERYIREWLNSQVAGGYVLFHAVSDSFELTPEQALVLANEDSPVFLAAAWGVPASMWSDEEKALEAFRKGSGIPWGDHDGRLYCGVASLYRNAYKASLVPEWLPALDGVVDKLKTGASVADVGCGHGHSTVLMAQAFPASRFRGFDTHRVSLDEGRKIAAEAGVTGRVAFETARAENYPGKGYDLICFFDCLHDMGDPLAAARHAARTLAPDGTVMLVEPFANDRVDDNISPVARMYYAASTTICCAHAISDGGHMVLGAQAGEARLREIFYKAGFTRFRRAMATPFNLVLEARL, encoded by the coding sequence ATGGACTACGTCAAGACACACGAGATCGATCCGGCCAAGCTGGACGCGATCGTTTCCCGCGCCATCGGCGATCTATCGGCGGGGTACGGAGGCGTCATGGTCAGTATCGGCCACCGTCTCGGCCTCTATAAGGCGATGGCCGGGGCCGGACCGCTCAGTGCCCACGAACTGGCGACCCGTACCGGCTGCGCCGAACGTTATATCCGCGAGTGGCTGAATTCGCAGGTTGCCGGCGGTTATGTTCTGTTTCATGCCGTCAGCGACAGCTTCGAACTTACCCCGGAACAGGCACTGGTGCTTGCCAACGAGGATAGCCCGGTCTTCCTCGCCGCCGCCTGGGGCGTGCCGGCTTCCATGTGGTCGGACGAGGAAAAGGCACTGGAGGCCTTTCGCAAGGGTTCCGGCATTCCTTGGGGCGACCATGACGGCCGGCTTTATTGCGGCGTCGCCTCGCTCTATCGCAACGCCTACAAGGCAAGTCTGGTCCCGGAATGGCTGCCGGCGCTCGATGGTGTGGTCGACAAGCTGAAGACCGGCGCCTCGGTGGCGGATGTCGGCTGCGGCCATGGTCACTCCACGGTGCTGATGGCGCAGGCTTTCCCGGCTTCGCGTTTCCGTGGCTTCGATACGCATCGGGTATCCCTCGACGAAGGCCGCAAGATCGCGGCAGAAGCGGGTGTCACCGGACGGGTCGCGTTCGAGACGGCGCGCGCCGAAAACTATCCCGGCAAGGGCTATGACCTGATCTGCTTCTTCGATTGCCTGCACGACATGGGCGACCCGTTGGCGGCAGCCCGGCATGCGGCGAGAACGCTTGCGCCGGATGGTACGGTGATGCTGGTCGAGCCCTTCGCCAACGACCGCGTCGACGACAACATCTCGCCCGTCGCCCGCATGTATTACGCCGCGTCGACGACGATCTGCTGCGCCCACGCGATTTCCGACGGCGGCCACATGGTGCTCGGCGCGCAAGCCGGCGAAGCAAGGCTGCGGGAGATTTTCTACAAGGCCGGCTTCACCCGCTTCCGACGGGCGATGGCGACGCCGTTCAACCTCGTCCTCGAGGCGCGGCTGTAA
- a CDS encoding glycoside hydrolase family 25 protein produces the protein MRLSAVPALLVTCLALAGCASASGPDELAAGVATQEKTGSVDLPAAPVPSVGVGKTSRLGAPQVPQQQTLPQQQDIAWNGPMPAPQAFARETTVGMPLPAERPVAMLMPDSPEAEPAPRRGRMQIYSRQFRDAKPINFGRVSPRSYPVHGVDVSRWQGDIDWAKLRTQGANFAYIKATDGGDHLDPMFRTNWRRAKEAGIRRGAYHFFYWCRTAGEQADWFIRNVPRDPDALPPVIDVEWNGESSCKAKLSRARVLEKMQVFMDKLERYYGQRPIIYTAPDFYEDNLSGELLNYPFWLRAVAQHPSKVYPGRRWLFWQYSGSGLSHGVDGKIDLNVFHGSEEQWQNWASPRTTIAQN, from the coding sequence ATGCGTTTATCGGCTGTGCCAGCACTCCTCGTCACCTGCCTCGCCCTGGCGGGCTGCGCTTCGGCATCCGGTCCGGACGAGCTGGCCGCCGGCGTCGCGACCCAGGAGAAGACAGGCTCGGTCGATCTGCCCGCCGCCCCCGTCCCGTCGGTCGGTGTCGGCAAGACCTCGCGCCTCGGCGCGCCGCAAGTCCCCCAGCAGCAGACCTTGCCGCAGCAGCAGGATATCGCCTGGAACGGTCCGATGCCGGCGCCGCAAGCCTTCGCGCGGGAAACGACGGTCGGCATGCCGCTTCCCGCCGAACGACCGGTCGCCATGCTGATGCCCGACAGCCCGGAGGCGGAACCCGCCCCCCGCAGAGGGCGCATGCAGATTTACAGCCGCCAGTTCCGCGATGCCAAGCCGATCAATTTCGGCAGGGTTTCGCCGAGAAGCTACCCGGTGCACGGCGTCGACGTGTCGCGCTGGCAGGGTGACATCGACTGGGCGAAGCTCCGGACCCAGGGCGCCAACTTCGCCTATATCAAGGCCACCGATGGCGGCGACCATCTCGATCCGATGTTCAGGACCAATTGGCGAAGAGCCAAGGAGGCGGGCATCAGGCGCGGCGCCTACCATTTCTTCTACTGGTGCCGCACCGCCGGCGAACAGGCCGACTGGTTCATCCGCAACGTGCCCCGCGACCCGGACGCGCTGCCGCCCGTGATCGACGTCGAATGGAACGGCGAGTCGAGTTGCAAGGCAAAACTCTCCCGCGCCCGGGTGCTCGAAAAGATGCAGGTCTTCATGGACAAGCTGGAGCGCTATTACGGCCAGCGGCCGATCATCTACACGGCACCGGACTTCTACGAGGACAACCTGTCGGGCGAGCTGCTCAACTATCCCTTCTGGCTGCGCGCCGTCGCCCAGCATCCTTCCAAGGTCTATCCGGGCCGCAGGTGGCTGTTCTGGCAATATTCCGGCTCCGGCCTGTCGCACGGCGTCGACGGCAAGATCGATCTCAACGTCTTCCACGGCTCGGAAGAGCAGTGGCAAAACTGGGCCTCGCCGCGCACGACGATTGCACAGAATTAA
- a CDS encoding GFA family protein, which translates to MSEIFEGGCFCGKVRYRMHGRPMFIHCCHCTDCQQQTGGAFAINALIEADRLEITESHPVAVAMKTDSGLPHDIYRCPQCQTAVWSDYGRRQWMLFIRVQTLERRSEFSPDVHIFTRSKVGWVGLPEGANVFDEYYSTKTMWPPESLARREAARVKAGAER; encoded by the coding sequence ATGAGCGAAATATTCGAGGGCGGCTGCTTCTGCGGCAAAGTGCGTTATCGCATGCATGGGCGGCCGATGTTCATCCATTGCTGCCATTGCACCGATTGCCAGCAGCAGACAGGCGGCGCCTTTGCCATCAATGCGCTGATCGAAGCCGACCGGCTGGAAATCACCGAGAGCCACCCGGTCGCTGTGGCCATGAAGACCGATAGCGGCCTGCCCCACGATATCTACCGCTGTCCGCAATGCCAGACAGCGGTCTGGAGCGACTACGGCCGGCGGCAATGGATGCTGTTCATCCGGGTTCAGACGCTCGAAAGGCGCTCCGAGTTTTCCCCCGACGTACATATATTCACCCGCTCGAAGGTCGGCTGGGTGGGCCTGCCGGAAGGCGCTAACGTCTTCGATGAATATTATAGTACGAAGACGATGTGGCCGCCCGAAAGCCTCGCGCGGCGCGAGGCTGCCCGGGTCAAGGCCGGGGCGGAACGCTGA
- a CDS encoding NAD(P)-dependent oxidoreductase: MTRERIGIVGLGRMGSAMAERLATQGFAVTGWTRSGLSADKAAAIGIATSVDLAALLDASDIVILALLDDAAVHAMLGKLTAADLTGRLIVDTSTVSPETLRVHQDAMGKAGAALLDAPISGGPEMLLAGAVGLYIGGAEKDFQRFLPVAESLSNRIHHVGTLGDGASAKLVNNMMLMGLWQIMKEAVELGGKAGLGRGKMIEILSGSPAASPAMRSRLPVILGETEAVGFPVSGVLKDMGVVLDLARGLGVATPAIEAARASFENAAALGFAEADLGTVVRLALEGKG, from the coding sequence ATGACAAGAGAGCGCATTGGTATCGTCGGCCTGGGCCGGATGGGTAGCGCCATGGCGGAACGCCTCGCAACGCAGGGCTTTGCGGTGACGGGATGGACACGCAGCGGCCTTTCCGCGGACAAGGCTGCGGCCATCGGGATCGCCACGTCAGTTGACCTAGCTGCGCTTCTCGATGCTTCGGATATCGTCATCCTGGCACTGCTCGACGATGCCGCGGTGCACGCGATGCTCGGTAAGCTCACCGCCGCCGATCTCACCGGCAGGCTGATCGTCGATACCAGCACCGTCAGTCCCGAGACGCTACGTGTCCATCAGGATGCGATGGGCAAGGCGGGGGCGGCGCTTCTCGACGCGCCGATTTCCGGCGGGCCGGAAATGCTGCTGGCGGGCGCGGTCGGCCTTTATATCGGTGGCGCGGAGAAGGACTTTCAGCGTTTCCTGCCGGTCGCGGAAAGTCTCTCGAACAGGATTCACCATGTCGGGACGCTGGGCGATGGCGCCTCCGCCAAGCTCGTCAACAACATGATGCTGATGGGGCTGTGGCAGATCATGAAGGAAGCCGTAGAACTCGGCGGCAAGGCGGGGCTTGGGCGCGGCAAGATGATCGAGATCCTGTCCGGCAGCCCCGCGGCGAGCCCGGCCATGCGGTCCCGGCTTCCGGTCATACTCGGCGAGACCGAGGCGGTCGGCTTTCCGGTCTCCGGCGTGCTGAAGGACATGGGGGTGGTTCTCGATCTTGCCCGCGGTCTTGGCGTCGCAACGCCGGCCATCGAGGCGGCACGCGCCAGCTTCGAGAATGCAGCGGCGCTTGGGTTCGCCGAGGCGGATCTCGGCACCGTCGTGCGGCTGGCGCTCGAAGGAAAAGGCTGA
- a CDS encoding DoxX family protein, translating to MALQSTTRSRLIIPALAPVYTSAHEIVETILRVTAGALLVTHGFGKITNPFGAAGMVESLGFYPGVFWSPLLAATEFFGGILVAIGLFTRPASFAAMIVLLVTVYFHGIAQNQGLAGAEKSILWAAIFLFFALRGGNSQSVDARLGRTF from the coding sequence ATGGCTCTTCAATCCACCACCCGCTCCCGCCTGATCATTCCGGCACTCGCCCCCGTTTACACCTCCGCCCATGAGATCGTCGAGACGATCCTGCGCGTGACGGCCGGCGCGCTGCTGGTTACCCACGGTTTCGGCAAGATCACCAATCCCTTCGGCGCAGCCGGCATGGTGGAAAGCCTCGGCTTCTATCCGGGCGTCTTCTGGTCGCCGCTGCTCGCGGCCACGGAATTCTTCGGCGGCATCCTCGTCGCCATCGGCCTCTTCACCCGCCCGGCCTCCTTCGCGGCGATGATCGTGCTTCTGGTCACCGTCTATTTCCATGGCATTGCCCAGAACCAAGGCCTCGCCGGCGCGGAAAAATCCATTCTCTGGGCGGCGATCTTCCTGTTCTTCGCCCTGCGCGGCGGCAACAGCCAATCGGTCGACGCCCGCCTCGGCCGGACGTTCTGA
- a CDS encoding SelT/SelW/SelH family protein, whose translation MMEKPRITILYCTQCNWLLRAGWMAQELLQTFGDALGEVALIPGTGGNFEIQVNGELIWERKRDGGFPGPKELKQRVRDMIAPDRDLGHVDRKAKEDRES comes from the coding sequence ATGATGGAAAAACCGCGCATTACGATTCTCTATTGCACCCAGTGCAATTGGCTGCTCAGGGCCGGCTGGATGGCGCAGGAGCTTTTGCAGACCTTTGGCGATGCGCTCGGCGAAGTGGCGCTGATCCCGGGCACCGGCGGTAATTTCGAGATCCAGGTGAATGGCGAGCTCATCTGGGAACGCAAGCGGGACGGCGGGTTTCCCGGGCCTAAGGAGTTGAAGCAGCGGGTCCGCGACATGATCGCCCCGGACCGCGACCTCGGCCACGTGGACCGCAAGGCGAAGGAAGACCGCGAGAGCTGA
- a CDS encoding thiol-disulfide oxidoreductase DCC family protein — translation MGMVDATETSAGMKSLLNVHRSKGTVVTSLIFIIALSLVVSTGTWDGFGKRFLGFFSILIGLFVLGIHPVIRVKAAAVLSGLAHWLTKRGAFASSPEQEAPKFALIRIAFGLFMIERAFWILAYLGPSDWGQPTVWLTAMTGLLCGVLVTFGLFTQYALVYLIVFQWQMGDRLLSTYTLANYIAAMLSVLLIFANAGANFSLDRLLMKSGTFAGRAISAFYYDNGLPSESGLQLAKLMTLACYWCVCLYSLSIHLAEPAWMSGSAGPMLLTNNFMSRYSTEFSWLLSQGPIPVFLARVSLWAMLPWYLLLLPFVLLGGVFRKYVIVWGLLFFGLSLFVLQLGWLAQFEFLFLAALFWTKTFISGANRLQVAYDDRCNLCDRTVTFVKAVDLFRRVHLKPLSKNIPWLLEVGIDPDDAQKDLYAVDASNGKAVKGYEFYVLLSKHVFLLLPLHPALVIGRYLGGPAVYRFVAERRTRMFGVCQIPTPKPEYTLLQTGQMVHKDVVPGDPISTVFCHVMILLTCYVISLPLPYVVKNPPKVLSKIQRSVATPTNAAGIYGVGPINVFNSTDLRMAENWFTLSKKTKDGLEQLLPIFSEDGKRLAAHRSDRVYFGHTVAFRRGVIGKEGCQFEAFRKKVSYLVENEHLNGDTLIYRQYLEPLPSVDLLLRGQYMASERRLVCEVIF, via the coding sequence ATGGGTATGGTTGATGCGACGGAAACGTCAGCGGGGATGAAATCCCTTTTAAACGTGCACCGCAGCAAAGGGACGGTCGTAACCAGCCTGATATTTATCATTGCTCTTTCCTTGGTCGTGTCTACCGGAACTTGGGACGGGTTCGGGAAGCGTTTTTTGGGGTTCTTCTCGATACTGATCGGATTGTTCGTCCTCGGCATACACCCAGTTATCAGGGTGAAGGCTGCGGCCGTGCTTAGTGGCCTCGCGCACTGGCTCACTAAACGTGGGGCCTTTGCATCAAGCCCAGAGCAAGAAGCACCCAAATTTGCGCTCATACGCATCGCTTTTGGGCTCTTCATGATCGAGCGAGCCTTCTGGATTTTAGCCTATCTTGGGCCCTCAGATTGGGGGCAGCCAACTGTTTGGTTGACTGCCATGACGGGATTGCTATGCGGTGTCTTGGTGACATTCGGTCTCTTCACCCAATACGCCCTCGTGTACCTGATAGTTTTCCAATGGCAGATGGGAGACAGACTCCTCAGCACGTACACATTGGCGAATTATATCGCAGCGATGCTTTCAGTGCTCCTGATTTTTGCAAACGCCGGTGCGAACTTTTCGCTAGACCGGTTGCTGATGAAAAGTGGCACGTTCGCGGGAAGGGCCATCTCAGCGTTCTACTATGACAACGGATTGCCAAGCGAATCCGGACTGCAGCTCGCGAAGCTGATGACGCTTGCCTGCTACTGGTGCGTGTGCTTGTACTCGCTTTCGATCCACCTGGCGGAGCCTGCTTGGATGTCAGGCTCGGCGGGTCCGATGCTGCTCACCAACAACTTCATGTCCAGATATTCGACTGAGTTTAGTTGGTTGCTTTCGCAAGGCCCGATCCCGGTTTTCCTGGCGCGGGTATCACTCTGGGCGATGTTGCCATGGTATCTTCTGCTGCTGCCGTTTGTGCTTCTCGGCGGAGTGTTTCGCAAGTATGTAATCGTATGGGGCTTGCTGTTCTTCGGGCTGAGCCTGTTCGTCCTCCAGCTCGGGTGGCTGGCCCAATTCGAGTTCCTGTTCCTGGCAGCCTTGTTTTGGACCAAGACGTTCATCAGTGGCGCAAATAGGCTGCAGGTGGCGTACGATGACCGCTGCAATCTGTGTGATAGAACGGTGACGTTCGTAAAGGCCGTCGATCTCTTTAGGCGGGTCCACCTTAAGCCGCTGTCCAAGAACATTCCGTGGCTTCTCGAAGTCGGCATCGACCCTGATGATGCTCAAAAGGATCTCTACGCGGTGGATGCCAGCAATGGGAAGGCAGTCAAAGGTTACGAGTTCTACGTGCTTTTATCGAAGCACGTGTTCCTTTTGCTGCCGCTTCATCCGGCGCTCGTAATTGGTCGGTACTTGGGCGGACCGGCGGTCTACAGGTTCGTTGCCGAGCGCCGGACGAGGATGTTCGGCGTCTGCCAAATCCCCACGCCAAAGCCAGAGTATACGCTGTTGCAAACAGGTCAGATGGTCCACAAGGATGTCGTCCCTGGTGATCCTATCTCCACCGTCTTCTGTCATGTAATGATCCTACTTACATGCTATGTAATCTCGCTTCCTCTGCCGTACGTGGTGAAAAACCCTCCGAAGGTCCTGTCGAAAATCCAGAGATCCGTTGCGACGCCGACGAACGCAGCCGGTATCTACGGAGTCGGTCCAATCAACGTGTTTAATTCTACCGATCTTCGGATGGCTGAGAACTGGTTTACCCTCAGCAAGAAGACCAAGGACGGCCTCGAACAGCTTCTTCCTATATTCTCCGAGGATGGGAAGCGCCTAGCGGCTCACAGGTCTGACCGGGTCTATTTTGGGCATACGGTGGCGTTCAGGCGCGGGGTAATCGGCAAGGAAGGCTGCCAATTCGAAGCGTTTCGCAAGAAGGTCAGCTATCTGGTCGAGAACGAACACCTGAACGGTGACACCCTTATTTATCGCCAGTACCTGGAGCCGCTTCCCAGCGTAGATTTGCTATTGCGGGGCCAATATATGGCGAGCGAGAGACGACTTGTCTGTGAAGTAATATTTTAG
- a CDS encoding glycoside hydrolase family protein: MKPTTKTRLKKGSTIAAAAVALVAAWEGAKTVAYKDIVGVPTVCFGETRGEEAL; this comes from the coding sequence ATGAAGCCGACCACGAAGACCAGACTTAAGAAGGGCAGCACGATAGCCGCGGCGGCGGTTGCACTGGTGGCGGCGTGGGAAGGCGCGAAGACAGTCGCTTACAAGGATATCGTCGGCGTTCCGACTGTCTGCTTTGGCGAGACGCGCGGCGAGGAAGCGCTTTGA
- a CDS encoding hydrogen peroxide-inducible genes activator produces the protein MKNLTLKQLRYFEALARDGRFRRAADACAISQPALSMQIKELEQEVGGDLFERNAREVKLTAFGQTFALRVRDILRAVDELADLARASRDPFLARLRIGIIPTIAPYLLPAIINDLNKAFEGIELQVRETQTAKLVQELAQGELDLAIVALPVSAPFLTELKLFEEEFVLVRRREDEGKPVPEREALREMRLLLLEEGHCFRDQALSFCKIGSTRAREVMEGSSLSTLVQMVSAGIGITLIPEMAVPLETRSAQVSISRFQAPWPSRTIGMIWRNSTPLVTQLLQISEVVRGSADTMREHYTVRP, from the coding sequence ATGAAAAATCTCACACTCAAACAGCTCCGCTATTTCGAAGCCCTGGCGCGGGATGGCCGCTTCCGCCGCGCGGCCGATGCGTGTGCGATCTCTCAACCGGCCCTGTCGATGCAGATCAAGGAACTCGAACAGGAAGTGGGGGGCGACCTCTTCGAGCGGAATGCGCGTGAAGTGAAACTTACCGCCTTCGGTCAGACATTCGCGCTGCGGGTCCGCGACATCCTCCGGGCCGTTGATGAACTGGCCGACCTCGCCCGCGCTTCGCGCGACCCGTTTCTGGCACGCCTGCGCATCGGCATCATCCCGACGATTGCGCCTTATCTGTTGCCGGCCATCATCAACGATCTGAACAAGGCGTTCGAGGGGATCGAATTACAGGTGCGCGAAACGCAAACGGCAAAGCTGGTCCAGGAGCTGGCCCAGGGCGAGCTGGATCTGGCAATCGTCGCCCTGCCCGTATCGGCACCGTTTCTGACCGAACTCAAGCTGTTCGAGGAGGAGTTCGTGCTCGTCCGGCGCCGCGAGGACGAGGGCAAACCGGTACCCGAACGCGAAGCGCTCCGCGAAATGCGCCTGCTGCTTCTGGAGGAAGGACATTGTTTCCGCGATCAGGCTCTATCGTTCTGCAAGATAGGATCGACACGCGCCCGGGAAGTCATGGAAGGCAGCTCTCTGTCCACCCTAGTCCAGATGGTCAGCGCGGGTATCGGCATAACTCTGATCCCGGAAATGGCGGTGCCTTTGGAAACGCGTTCGGCGCAGGTTTCGATCTCCCGGTTCCAGGCGCCCTGGCCCTCGCGCACCATCGGAATGATCTGGCGCAATTCGACGCCTCTGGTCACCCAGCTCCTGCAGATCTCCGAGGTGGTTCGCGGGTCAGCCGACACGATGCGCGAACACTACACCGTGCGCCCCTGA
- the katG gene encoding catalase/peroxidase HPI: MDAKSSENAGKCPVAHTPRGRSNREWWPNQLNVQILHGHSVRSDPMGEAFNYAEEFKTLDLEGLKNDLHALMTDSQEWWPADFGHYGGLFIRMAWHSAGTYRITDGRGGAGQGQQRFAPLNSWPDNVNLDKARRLLWPIKQKYGNKISWADLMILTGNVALESMGFKTFGFAGGRADVWEPEELYWGPEGTWLGDERYSGERQLAEPLGAVQMGLIYVNPEGPNGTPDPLASARDIRETFARMAMNDEETVALIAGGHTFGKTHGAGDPSFVGIDPEGGELEAQGLGWSSKFNTGVGRDAIGSGLEVTWTQTPTQWSNYFFENLFGFEWELTTSPAGAKQWVAKNTEASIPDAFDPSKKQLPTMLTSDLALRFDPIYEKISRRFLENPAEFADAFARAWFKLTHRDMGPKVRYLGPEVPAEDLIWQDVIPAVDHDLVDEHDIADLKSRILASGLTVQELVSTAWASASTFRGSDKRGGANGARIRLAPQKDWEANQPAQLAKVLSVLEGIQKDFSATRTGSKKISLADLIVLAGVAGVEKAAKAGGNDITVPFTPGRMDASETQTDAASFAALEPRADAFRNYVNSGKTQFMKAEEALVDRAQLLTLTAPEMTVLLGGLRVLKAGQPEHGVFTSQPETLTNDFFVNLLDMGTEWSPVAGKDGVYEGRDRKTKAPKWTGTRIDLIFGSHSQLRAIAEVYAQSDARAKFVKDFVAAWTKVMNADRFDLV; this comes from the coding sequence ATGGATGCGAAATCTAGCGAAAACGCCGGCAAATGTCCGGTCGCCCATACACCTCGCGGCAGATCGAACCGCGAGTGGTGGCCCAATCAGCTGAACGTCCAGATCCTTCATGGGCACTCCGTTCGCTCCGACCCGATGGGCGAGGCGTTCAATTACGCCGAAGAGTTCAAGACGCTCGATCTCGAGGGCCTGAAGAACGACCTTCATGCGCTGATGACCGATTCGCAGGAATGGTGGCCGGCCGACTTCGGGCATTACGGCGGCCTGTTCATCCGCATGGCCTGGCACAGCGCCGGCACGTACCGCATCACCGACGGTCGCGGCGGCGCAGGCCAGGGCCAGCAGCGTTTCGCGCCGCTCAACAGCTGGCCGGATAACGTCAACCTCGACAAGGCTCGTCGCCTGCTCTGGCCGATCAAGCAGAAATACGGCAACAAGATCTCCTGGGCGGATCTGATGATCCTCACCGGCAATGTCGCGCTCGAATCGATGGGCTTCAAGACGTTCGGTTTTGCCGGCGGCCGCGCCGACGTCTGGGAGCCGGAAGAACTCTACTGGGGTCCGGAAGGAACCTGGCTCGGGGATGAGCGCTACAGCGGCGAACGCCAGCTCGCGGAACCGCTCGGCGCTGTGCAGATGGGCCTCATCTATGTCAATCCGGAAGGCCCGAACGGCACTCCCGATCCGCTTGCTTCGGCACGCGACATTCGCGAAACCTTCGCCCGCATGGCGATGAACGACGAAGAGACCGTGGCGCTGATCGCCGGCGGCCACACTTTCGGCAAGACCCACGGCGCTGGTGATCCATCGTTTGTCGGTATCGATCCGGAAGGCGGCGAGCTCGAAGCCCAGGGCCTCGGCTGGTCGAGCAAGTTCAACACCGGCGTCGGTCGCGATGCGATCGGCAGCGGCCTGGAAGTGACCTGGACACAGACCCCGACCCAGTGGAGCAACTACTTCTTCGAGAACCTGTTCGGCTTCGAATGGGAGCTGACCACGAGCCCGGCTGGCGCCAAGCAGTGGGTGGCGAAGAATACTGAAGCTTCCATCCCGGACGCTTTCGACCCGTCGAAGAAGCAGCTGCCGACCATGCTGACCAGCGATCTGGCGCTGCGTTTCGACCCGATCTACGAGAAGATCTCGCGCCGGTTCCTGGAAAACCCGGCCGAATTCGCCGATGCCTTCGCCCGCGCCTGGTTCAAGCTGACCCATCGCGACATGGGGCCGAAGGTTCGTTATCTCGGCCCGGAAGTTCCGGCCGAAGACCTGATCTGGCAGGATGTGATCCCGGCCGTCGACCACGATCTGGTCGATGAACATGATATTGCCGACCTGAAATCCAGGATACTTGCATCCGGCCTCACGGTACAGGAACTGGTGTCGACCGCCTGGGCTTCCGCCTCGACCTTCCGCGGTTCCGACAAGCGTGGCGGTGCCAACGGCGCGCGGATCCGGCTTGCGCCGCAGAAGGACTGGGAGGCCAACCAGCCGGCACAACTCGCCAAGGTCTTGAGTGTTCTCGAAGGAATCCAGAAGGATTTCTCCGCTACCCGTACCGGAAGCAAGAAGATCTCGCTCGCTGACCTGATCGTGCTTGCCGGCGTTGCCGGTGTCGAGAAGGCGGCAAAGGCAGGTGGCAATGACATCACCGTGCCCTTCACGCCGGGTCGCATGGATGCGTCCGAAACACAGACCGACGCCGCTTCCTTCGCCGCGCTGGAACCCCGTGCCGACGCGTTCCGCAACTATGTCAACAGCGGCAAGACGCAGTTCATGAAGGCTGAAGAGGCCCTGGTGGACCGCGCTCAGCTGCTGACGCTGACAGCACCGGAAATGACGGTTCTCCTCGGCGGCCTGCGCGTGCTGAAGGCTGGCCAGCCCGAACACGGCGTCTTCACGTCCCAACCGGAAACGCTGACGAACGATTTCTTCGTCAACCTGCTCGATATGGGCACCGAATGGTCGCCTGTTGCCGGTAAGGATGGTGTTTACGAAGGCCGTGACCGCAAGACCAAGGCACCCAAGTGGACCGGCACCCGCATCGACCTGATCTTCGGCTCGCATTCGCAGCTTCGTGCGATCGCGGAAGTCTATGCCCAGTCCGACGCCAGGGCGAAGTTCGTCAAGGACTTCGTTGCGGCCTGGACCAAGGTCATGAACGCCGACCGTTTCGATCTCGTCTGA
- a CDS encoding SURF1 family protein: MALDHPLTGETVDAEPARSRLIFAGAMLFLTLIFIGLGTWQVQRLFWKLDLIARVDARVTATPAPAPSSPAWPAINAENDEYRRVTAAGVFHHDDETLVQAVTDLGPGFWILTPLEQKDGTTVLINRGFVPADRRDPAARADGEIEGPVKITGLIRISEPGGAFLRSNDPAGGRWYSRDVAAIAATKGLEKVAPYFIDADATPIPGGLPVGGLTVIRFRNSHLVYAVTWYLLAVMSAGGAYAIQRKRLA, from the coding sequence ATGGCTCTCGATCATCCTTTGACTGGAGAAACAGTGGATGCGGAGCCGGCCCGCTCCCGGCTCATCTTCGCGGGAGCGATGCTCTTCCTGACACTGATCTTTATCGGGCTCGGCACCTGGCAAGTGCAGCGGCTCTTCTGGAAACTCGATCTGATCGCCCGCGTCGATGCCCGCGTCACCGCGACGCCGGCCCCCGCTCCCTCATCGCCAGCCTGGCCTGCCATCAACGCGGAAAACGACGAATACCGCCGCGTCACCGCCGCCGGGGTTTTTCACCATGACGACGAAACACTGGTTCAGGCCGTCACCGATCTCGGCCCCGGCTTCTGGATCCTGACGCCGCTGGAACAGAAGGACGGAACCACCGTCCTCATCAACCGCGGCTTCGTCCCCGCCGACCGCCGCGATCCGGCGGCACGCGCGGACGGCGAGATCGAAGGCCCCGTTAAGATCACCGGCCTCATCCGCATCAGTGAGCCGGGCGGCGCCTTCCTGCGCTCCAACGATCCTGCCGGCGGCCGCTGGTACTCGCGCGACGTGGCCGCGATCGCGGCAACAAAAGGCCTCGAAAAGGTGGCGCCCTATTTCATCGACGCCGACGCGACGCCGATCCCGGGCGGCCTTCCCGTCGGGGGATTGACGGTGATCCGCTTCCGCAACAGCCACCTCGTCTATGCCGTGACCTGGTATCTGCTGGCGGTGATGAGCGCCGGCGGCGCCTACGCCATCCAGCGAAAACGGCTTGCCTGA